A part of Amyelois transitella isolate CPQ chromosome 12, ilAmyTran1.1, whole genome shotgun sequence genomic DNA contains:
- the LOC106142498 gene encoding NADH dehydrogenase [ubiquinone] 1 beta subcomplex subunit 10: MGHGGDDDNLFRAFMHSLYSTIDAPVTWFREKVVEPNQKKYPWYHQTFRRVPTIDQCYTDDAVCDFEANAQFKRDKLVDSEILSILRQRYEDCMLYESPDHLSMCKPLLDKYKDAEEAWFIKYGDLGAYSDARKAYMKQKHRMIWERRHGHLSEQTKEQ, translated from the exons atgGGCCATGGTGGTGACGACGACAATCTTTTTCGCGCATTCATGCATTCTCTATATTCTACTATAGATGCTCCAGTAACATGGTTTAGAG AAAAAGTAGTTGAACCAAATCAGAAGAAATACCCGTGGTATCATCAGACCTTCCGTCGTGTTCCGACTATTGACCAATGTTACACTGACGATGCCGTCTGCGACTTCGAAGCTAATGCTCAATTTAAACGTGATAA ATTGGTTGATTCGGAAATATTGAGCATTCTCCGTCAACGCTATGAAGACTGCATGCTTTATGAATCACCTGATCACTTGTCAATGTGCAAACCATTATTGGATAAATACAAAGATGCTGAAGAAGCCTGGTTTATCAAAT ATGGTGACCTTGGAGCTTATTCTGATGCCAGGAAAGCATACATGAAGCAAAAACATCGCATGATCTGGGAAAGGCGTCATGGTCATCTTTCTGAACAAACTAAGGAACAGTAA
- the LOC106142594 gene encoding uncharacterized protein LOC106142594: MPANRMRWPVRAYRANISFFIFIMFMVFAVIFLTQLLLLERPSQRILRSRYEEIQGWDSKIENGGGDRGEMTPPVQHPQDGVWQRVAGTRFKFYVYSAFIEMRTVAAVRIIAATKTRGADPVVCRLWLPDNRTVTLKARVKAIRENWNLKYSATYVLCLLSDSGVHIREVVGASVSVLASTLADKPQTNMLTVLDTKPMSDVLEKLHVCVKPLHSSFSRSNWLIEWFEFNRLLGATHFYMYNVSLSSSVACVLDYYQRRGLITLMPWKLPLVSLVEIRTQGQFAAFNDCLYRSMRTADWLLVIDVDELVLPRLDRTIPDMLSIARSKYRWNMKTPSAFLFRNSFFYLHWMDDPDNKAPLLTARKTRRRATPLPVKNRSKYAVRPRDVLELGNHFVWEHAPGALSAGMAPERALLHHYRVTAACHVC; encoded by the exons ATGCCCGCCAACAGAATGAGGTGGCCGGTGCGCGCGTATCGCGCAAACATAAGTTTTTTCATCTTCATCATGTTTATGGTGTTTGCAGTCATATTCCTAACCCAACTCCTGTTACTTGAAAGGCCCAGCCAAAGGATACTTAGATCTAGATACGAGGAAATCCAG GGTTGGGATAGTAAAATAGAAAATGGAGGCGGAGATAGAGGAGAGATGACGCCACCAGTGCAACACCCACAGGACGGAGTATGGCAAAGAGTGGCCGGGACTAG atTTAAATTCTACGTGTATTCCGCTTTCATCGAGATGAGAACGGTAGCGGCCGTGCGCATAATCGCAGCGACTAAAACTCGGGGTGCGGACCCAGTCGTCTGTCGCTTGTGGCTGCCAGACAATCGCACGGTCACACTCAAGGCTAGAGTCAAG gctATCCGGGAGAATTGGAATCTGAAATACAGCGCGACATACGTGTTATGTCTGCTTAGCGATTCCGGGGTTCACATCCGCGAGGTCGTGGGCGCGTCCGTGTCGGTGTTGGCGAGCACTTTGGCTGATAAACCACAAACTAATATGCTTACTGTTCTTGATACAAAACCTATGAGTGATGTTCTG GAAAAACTGCACGTATGCGTGAAGCCGCTTCACTCTTCTTTCTCTCGTTCCAACTGGCTCATAGAATGGTTCGAGTTCAACCGGCTACTGGGCGCGACTCACTTCTATATGTACAACGTGTCGTTGAGTTCGTCTGTCGCTTGCGTACTGGATTACTATCAAAGGAGGGGGCTCATCACGCTTATGCCGTGGAAACTACCATTGGTGTCTTTAGTAGAAATCAG AACTCAGGGGCAATTCGCAGCGTTTAACGACTGCCTGTATCGGTCGATGCGAACCGCCGACTGGCTGCTGGTTATCGATGTCGACGAACTAGTGCTGCCCCGCCTAGACCGGACGATACCCGACATGTTATCCATTGCGCGCTCCAAGTATCGCTGGAATATGAAGACTCCGTCAGCGTTTCTTTTTAGAAATTCCTTCTTCTATTTACATTGGATG GACGACCCCGACAACAAAGCGCCGCTGCTCACCGCGCGCAAGACGCGGCGGCGCGCCACTCCGCTGCCCGTGAAGAACCGCAGCAAGTACGCCGTGCGGCCGCGGGACGTGCTGGAGCTGGGGAACCACTTCGTGTGGGAGCACGCGCCCGGCGCGCTCTCCGCCGGCATGGCGCCCGAGCGCGCCCTGCTGCACCACTACAGGGTGACTGCCGCATGTCACGTATGCTAG